A section of the Marinimicrobium koreense genome encodes:
- the cmoB gene encoding tRNA 5-methoxyuridine(34)/uridine 5-oxyacetic acid(34) synthase CmoB: protein MIEYYHTLLETLRLDPVLSRWAEQLPEQIRRGLDTRRYGDLPDWLNALDQLPDIHADSIELNNEVRIETDDALDADTLQQLRSALEALIPWRKGPYHLHGIHLDTEWRSDWKWDRVSPHLADLTHRRVLDVGCGNGYHCWRMLGAGASRVIGIDPSPRFVVQFLAIKRLLGGNPPVDVVPVGIEALPPKLEAFDTVFSMGVLYHRRSPMDHLRELKEALRPGGQVVLETLVIEGGLGEVLVPEGRYAKMNNVWFLPSGPSLLSWLRKAGFRSPRMVDFCPTTTEEQRATDWMRFHSLPEFLDPDDPNRTAEGHPAPIRAVFIAET, encoded by the coding sequence CGAGCAGATCCGTCGGGGACTGGACACCCGTCGCTACGGCGACCTTCCCGACTGGCTCAATGCGCTGGACCAGTTGCCCGATATTCATGCCGACTCGATCGAGCTGAACAACGAGGTTCGAATCGAGACCGATGACGCGCTTGATGCCGACACCCTCCAGCAATTGCGAAGCGCGCTGGAAGCGTTGATTCCCTGGCGCAAGGGGCCCTACCACCTCCACGGTATTCATCTGGATACCGAGTGGCGCTCGGACTGGAAGTGGGATCGGGTCAGCCCCCATCTGGCGGACCTGACCCACCGGCGGGTGCTGGACGTGGGCTGCGGCAACGGTTATCACTGCTGGCGGATGCTCGGCGCGGGCGCATCACGGGTCATCGGCATTGATCCATCACCGCGTTTTGTCGTGCAGTTTCTCGCCATTAAACGATTGCTCGGCGGGAACCCGCCGGTCGACGTGGTACCAGTAGGCATAGAAGCCCTCCCCCCCAAACTGGAGGCCTTCGATACCGTGTTCTCGATGGGTGTTCTCTATCACCGGCGCTCCCCCATGGATCACCTTCGGGAGCTGAAAGAGGCGCTGCGCCCTGGCGGTCAAGTGGTACTGGAGACGCTGGTGATCGAAGGCGGACTGGGTGAGGTGCTGGTGCCCGAAGGCCGGTACGCCAAAATGAATAACGTGTGGTTTTTACCCAGCGGCCCCAGTCTCCTGAGCTGGCTGCGCAAAGCCGGCTTCCGGAGCCCGCGCATGGTCGATTTCTGCCCCACCACTACGGAAGAGCAGCGCGCCACTGACTGGATGAGGTTTCACTCACTGCCGGAGTTTCTGGACCCGGACGATCCGAACCGAACCGCCGAGGGTCATCCCGCTCCGATTCGGGCGGTGTTCATCGCTGAAACCTGA
- a CDS encoding flavodoxin has translation MAQIGLFFGSDEGNTERVAYLIQQCLGEDVVAVHDIADVTQLDLADYNQMILGIPTWDFGQIQSDWEEFWDDVAEVDFSGKTIALFGLGDQFGYGDYFLDAMGMLHDVVVAGGATIVGHWPTEGYDYEASKAEIPGEGLFVGLALDEDQQEELTLSRLNLWCEQIHQAFGLTTPLSSLSDD, from the coding sequence GTGGCGCAGATAGGCTTGTTTTTTGGAAGCGACGAGGGTAACACCGAACGGGTGGCTTACCTGATCCAGCAGTGTCTGGGCGAGGATGTGGTCGCCGTGCACGATATCGCCGATGTGACCCAACTGGATCTGGCGGATTACAACCAGATGATTCTCGGCATCCCGACCTGGGATTTCGGACAGATTCAGTCGGATTGGGAAGAGTTCTGGGATGATGTGGCTGAAGTGGACTTCAGTGGCAAGACCATCGCGCTGTTTGGCCTGGGTGATCAGTTTGGTTACGGTGACTACTTCCTTGATGCCATGGGAATGTTGCACGATGTGGTGGTCGCCGGCGGCGCCACTATCGTGGGGCACTGGCCCACGGAAGGCTATGATTATGAGGCGTCCAAGGCCGAAATTCCCGGCGAGGGCCTGTTTGTCGGCTTGGCTCTGGATGAAGATCAGCAGGAAGAACTGACCCTCAGCCGGCTGAATCTCTGGTGCGAGCAGATCCATCAGGCATTTGGGTTGACTACTCCCTTGAGCTCGCTGAGCGACGACTGA